In a single window of the Melioribacteraceae bacterium genome:
- a CDS encoding helix-turn-helix transcriptional regulator — protein sequence MADIWLLLIAFNILINIIPVFIFRHTKFLYYFVCLALLDPAFIILYYLFKIPTYYFMPMSISLLLLVLPYKDRKNIYWGMLSSILLLPYFYFPKLLPSVITLMASFYIIYFFVEEIKEELQTASSLSFFLLILILITIKDNAKVMLYYIQADFLRDQFTLFLFSSSILSLLLIILGPNTKLRTSWLLNIGLFDIPQTNATTINHKINEDTFSNLTPMEKKVLYLFGEGLRSKQIAEKLFVSPRTIYFHSNNLRSKLGFSTTQQLIKYSSENSAALKEIEKPVNSTQIFPLKTKYFYKN from the coding sequence ATGGCAGATATTTGGTTGTTACTGATAGCATTCAACATATTAATTAATATTATTCCTGTTTTTATATTCAGACACACAAAATTCCTCTACTATTTTGTGTGTCTGGCACTTCTTGATCCAGCATTCATTATCCTTTACTATTTGTTTAAAATTCCAACTTACTATTTCATGCCGATGTCGATTTCTCTATTACTTTTAGTTTTACCTTATAAAGACAGAAAAAATATTTATTGGGGAATGCTCTCCTCTATTTTACTATTACCATATTTCTATTTCCCCAAATTATTACCTTCTGTAATAACTCTCATGGCATCTTTTTACATAATTTATTTTTTTGTTGAAGAAATTAAAGAAGAATTACAAACCGCTTCCTCATTAAGCTTTTTTCTTCTAATTCTAATTTTGATTACTATTAAAGATAATGCGAAGGTAATGCTTTACTATATTCAAGCTGATTTTCTGAGAGATCAATTTACTCTCTTTTTATTTTCCTCATCAATCCTATCATTGCTATTAATAATCCTTGGACCGAATACAAAATTAAGAACTAGTTGGCTGCTGAATATCGGATTGTTCGACATCCCCCAAACAAATGCCACAACAATAAATCATAAAATTAATGAAGACACATTTAGTAATTTGACTCCAATGGAAAAAAAAGTATTATATCTATTTGGTGAGGGACTACGAAGCAAGCAAATCGCCGAAAAATTATTTGTTTCTCCTAGAACTATATATTTTCACTCCAATAACTTAAGGTCAAAATTAGGGTTTTCAACCACTCAACAATTGATAAAATACTCATCAGAAAACAGTGCTGCATTAAAAGAGATAGAAAAACCGGTCAATTCCACTCAAATATTTCCTCTCAAAACAAAATATTTCTATAAAAACTAG
- a CDS encoding SMP-30/gluconolactonase/LRE family protein, with the protein MKTKYFIIIVLLVQISIANAQSPIPQNAKLEKIATGFVFVEGPVWKDGFGLLFSDMQPANTMYRWTEDSGTSVYLKPSGISNGLTYDNNGNLIMAQTQLRRVARLESDGSQTVLASHYKGKKFNSPNDLVVKSDGSIFFTDPDFNVPEGESTELSHKGIYRISTTGKVTLIDDTFDKPNGICFSPDEKKLYVCESPKCIIYVWDVINDSTISNKREFYRIPQKGYADGMKTDPAGNLYCTGPGGVWIISPQGKYLDKIETPETPTNCNWGDSDRKTLYITANTSVYRIRLN; encoded by the coding sequence GTGAAAACAAAATATTTTATTATAATAGTATTACTAGTGCAAATATCTATCGCCAACGCGCAATCGCCAATCCCCCAAAATGCAAAACTTGAAAAAATTGCTACTGGATTTGTATTTGTTGAGGGACCTGTGTGGAAAGATGGATTTGGTTTACTATTTAGCGATATGCAACCTGCAAATACAATGTACAGATGGACTGAAGATTCCGGTACGAGTGTTTACTTAAAGCCTTCGGGTATTTCAAACGGTTTAACTTATGATAATAATGGTAATTTAATAATGGCGCAAACACAATTAAGAAGAGTGGCCAGACTCGAAAGTGATGGCTCTCAAACCGTCCTCGCCTCACACTATAAAGGGAAAAAATTTAATAGTCCTAACGATTTAGTTGTGAAGTCGGATGGTTCCATATTTTTCACCGATCCCGATTTTAACGTTCCCGAAGGGGAATCAACTGAATTATCTCACAAAGGAATTTACAGAATTAGTACAACTGGTAAAGTCACTTTAATTGATGACACGTTTGATAAACCAAACGGAATATGTTTCTCCCCAGATGAAAAAAAACTTTATGTGTGCGAATCCCCCAAATGCATAATTTATGTTTGGGATGTTATTAATGATTCAACGATTTCTAACAAAAGAGAATTTTACAGAATCCCTCAAAAAGGATACGCCGATGGAATGAAGACTGATCCGGCGGGAAATTTATATTGTACGGGTCCAGGCGGTGTTTGGATAATTTCGCCACAGGGAAAATATCTTGATAAAATCGAAACCCCCGAAACTCCAACAAATTGCAACTGGGGAGATTCGGATAGAAAAACTCTCTATATTACAGCTAATACATCAGTATATAGGATTCGACTAAATTAA
- the proB gene encoding glutamate 5-kinase, translating to MDEKILKNWKRAVIKIGSSLIAPGGKSISAKHTLPIAKFITECRAKGKEIILVSSGAVAAGLSTQPQMQRRTSRTIPEKQALAAIGQPLLMQSWSRFFDFPCSQLLLTHEDINDRKRFVNAKNTLHILLELGTLPIFNENDTVAVEELKVGDNDNLAAYVAMLAEADLLIICSDVDGLYETDPNKNGNAKLIPVVKKIDQSIFDFALGSNNPVATGGMKTKIEAAHKAAVRGINTIIINSTKSEVLDDLLKDKVSGTIFLKSNNPMTAKKHWIFHAHKPKGKIFIDAGASKAIIQKGASLLPSGINRSEGNFKKGDAVEIIVLSDNTQNTVAKGIVKYNSDEIKIIAGKKSREIITLLGYNISDEIINRDELVLIQEL from the coding sequence TTGGATGAAAAAATTTTAAAAAACTGGAAGCGCGCGGTTATTAAAATTGGCAGTTCCTTGATTGCACCTGGCGGAAAAAGTATAAGCGCAAAACATACATTGCCTATTGCAAAATTTATTACTGAATGCAGAGCCAAGGGAAAGGAAATCATACTGGTTTCATCGGGCGCTGTCGCGGCAGGATTATCGACCCAGCCACAAATGCAGAGAAGAACTTCAAGAACAATCCCCGAAAAACAAGCTCTCGCGGCAATTGGACAGCCATTATTAATGCAAAGTTGGAGTCGTTTTTTTGATTTTCCCTGTTCTCAATTATTATTGACACATGAAGATATTAATGACAGGAAACGATTTGTAAATGCAAAAAATACACTTCATATTCTATTGGAATTAGGAACGCTTCCAATATTTAACGAAAACGATACTGTTGCGGTGGAAGAATTAAAAGTTGGAGATAATGATAATCTTGCCGCTTATGTGGCAATGTTAGCCGAAGCTGATTTGTTAATAATTTGTTCCGATGTTGATGGATTGTATGAGACAGACCCGAATAAAAATGGAAACGCAAAATTAATTCCTGTCGTTAAAAAAATTGATCAAAGTATATTCGACTTTGCGCTTGGCTCTAATAATCCAGTGGCAACTGGTGGAATGAAAACAAAAATAGAAGCAGCCCATAAAGCAGCAGTTCGGGGAATCAATACAATTATCATCAATAGTACTAAAAGCGAAGTTCTTGATGACCTATTAAAAGATAAAGTTTCTGGCACAATATTCTTGAAATCAAATAATCCAATGACCGCAAAAAAACATTGGATTTTTCACGCACATAAGCCAAAAGGAAAAATATTTATTGATGCCGGCGCTTCTAAAGCAATAATACAAAAGGGGGCTTCACTTCTTCCATCCGGAATAAATAGATCAGAGGGGAATTTCAAGAAAGGGGACGCGGTTGAGATAATTGTGCTTTCAGATAACACACAAAACACAGTAGCAAAAGGAATTGTTAAGTATAATTCAGATGAAATCAAAATAATTGCTGGTAAAAAAAGCAGGGAGATAATCACACTTCTGGGGTATAATATTTCCGACGAAATAATAAATAGAGATGAACTTGTTTTAATTCAAGAATTATAG
- a CDS encoding glutamate-5-semialdehyde dehydrogenase, translating to MDKQLLEIVKNSFSASKKLAKLNSAKKDEILSAMADQLVHSEELILNANKTDIEYARKKQLSDSMIDRLLLTSERLHSMANAIREVIELSDPVGKFSGQRIRPNGLNINMMSIPLGVIAIIYEARPNVTSDAAALCIKSGNAVILRGGSEAFNSNIEIVKALRSGIESTNVDPSILSFIPTTDRDAMLELLKLDEYIDLVIPRGGEGLIRFVAENSRIPVIKHYKGVCHLYIDEAADQDTAINILIDGKTSRPGVCNALETMLVHKNIANEFLPKAEAFLISKNVEIRGCSETIKILPNIKLADDNDFYAEYLSLIISIKVVDNIDEAVAHIEKYGSNHTEVIVTKNNESAEKFIKEINSSSVMVNASSRFADGGELGLGAEIGISTTKLHAYGPMGLESLTTKKFVVIGDGQVRHKIN from the coding sequence TTGGATAAACAATTATTAGAAATTGTAAAAAATAGTTTTTCGGCTTCAAAAAAATTGGCAAAGTTGAATAGCGCAAAAAAGGATGAAATTCTTTCTGCGATGGCGGATCAACTTGTACATAGTGAGGAGTTAATACTGAACGCCAACAAAACTGATATTGAATATGCGAGAAAGAAGCAGTTATCCGATTCGATGATAGATAGATTATTATTAACTTCCGAAAGACTTCATTCTATGGCGAACGCAATTCGCGAAGTAATTGAACTGTCTGATCCTGTTGGAAAATTTAGTGGTCAGAGAATTAGACCGAATGGATTGAATATAAATATGATGAGTATTCCTCTTGGGGTCATTGCAATCATTTATGAAGCCCGACCTAATGTTACATCGGATGCGGCCGCACTTTGTATTAAAAGTGGAAACGCTGTAATTCTTAGAGGAGGCTCCGAAGCATTTAATTCTAATATTGAAATAGTAAAAGCTTTACGCTCCGGCATTGAATCAACAAATGTTGATCCATCTATACTTTCTTTTATTCCAACTACAGATCGAGATGCAATGCTGGAATTGTTAAAGCTTGATGAGTATATTGATTTGGTAATTCCACGAGGCGGGGAAGGATTAATTCGTTTTGTTGCAGAGAATAGCCGCATTCCAGTTATAAAACATTATAAAGGAGTGTGTCATTTATATATAGATGAAGCAGCAGATCAGGATACCGCAATAAATATCTTAATTGATGGAAAAACCTCTCGTCCAGGCGTTTGTAACGCGCTCGAAACAATGCTTGTTCATAAAAATATAGCCAATGAATTTTTACCAAAAGCAGAAGCATTTCTAATTTCTAAAAATGTTGAAATAAGAGGATGCTCTGAAACAATCAAAATATTGCCAAATATTAAACTTGCTGATGATAATGATTTTTATGCTGAATATTTATCTCTAATTATTTCAATCAAAGTGGTCGACAATATTGATGAGGCGGTGGCTCATATTGAAAAGTATGGATCAAATCATACGGAAGTTATTGTTACAAAGAATAATGAAAGTGCTGAAAAATTTATCAAAGAAATAAATTCATCGTCGGTAATGGTAAATGCTTCTTCCCGGTTTGCAGATGGGGGAGAATTAGGACTTGGCGCAGAAATAGGAATTTCTACAACAAAGCTTCATGCATATGGACCGATGGGACTTGAATCCCTAACAACTAAGAAATTTGTAGTTATTGGAGATGGGCAAGTCCGGCACAAAATTAATTGA